Proteins encoded together in one Zonotrichia leucophrys gambelii isolate GWCS_2022_RI chromosome 1, RI_Zleu_2.0, whole genome shotgun sequence window:
- the MAB21L3 gene encoding protein mab-21-like 3 → MKPFTDEDVEIYIQSKVERRHYLVSKAVEEVQKIIQQLTAEISYKAVRFQAISNSGIHNENIKDQPALLAKWSAMLRRKRPFHPSIQVLAPSQFLITVPLRGLTGYRECQVRHWRYYTVHGAKLLSSVRDPEELHQWLEVEQFSKSLQQWHEEDVNIEGDLVPAKVLIVFRELVEKSIVSCNLSSKVTVLESFSSVVRVAVETSESQVEVELVPAVEIPTCWPEKARWPRCLKRWPSQEKVQCIKSLGFDLLARSNYHWQLCFSRAEHILMEGLDEDGGCRRKCFRVMRQMKEDVWCAGNKPVITAYHLQTVLFWTCEKYPRTKDWRCFPEAFLRLVQKLHKCVSQHFLKHYFLKNTNLLKYANTSDLDLVASKLAVFLENPVFCLD, encoded by the exons ATGAAACCCTTCACAGATGAAGATGTAGAAATCTACATCCAGAGCAAG GTGGAAAGGCGGCATTACCTGGTTTCCAAAGCAGTGGAGGAGGTGCAGAAAATCATCCAGCAGCTGACTGCAGAAATCAGCTACAAGGCCGTGCGATTCCAGGCCATCTCCAACTCTGGCATTCACAATGAGAACATTAAG gaTCAGCCAGCTTTACTGGCCAAGTGGTCAGCTATGCTTCGGAGGAAGCGCCcattccacccttccatccaG GTGTTAGCACCCAGCCAGTTCCTCATCACAGTTCCTCTGCGTGGCCTGACGGGTTACAGGGAGTGCCAGGTACGGCACTGGCGCTATTACACCGTGCACGGAGCCAAGCTCCTCTCCTCCGTGCGGGACCCTGAGGAACTGCACCAGTGGCTGGAGGTGGAGCAGTTCTCAAAAAGCCTCCAGCAGTGGCATGAAGAGGATGTGAACATCGAGGGTGATCTGGTTCCAGCCAAGGTCCTTATCGTCTTCCGGGAGCTGGTGGAGAAGTCGATTGTCTCCTGTAACCTCTCCA GTAAAGTGACAGTGCTGGAGAGCTTCAGCTCAGTGGTCCGTGTGGCTGTGGAGACGTCAGAATCCCAGGTTGAGGTGGAGCTGGTCCCTGCTGTGGAGATTCCAACGTGCTGGCCTGAGAAAGCCCGGTGGCCTCGTTGCCTTAAGCGTTGGCCTTCTCAGGAAAAAGTGCAATGCATCAAG TCGCTGGGTTTCGACCTCCTAGCCCGCTCTAATTATCACTGGCAGCTGTGCTTCTCCCGTGCTGAGCACATCCTCATGGAGGGACTTGATGAAGATGGTGGCTGTCGCAGGAAGTGCTTCAGGGTCATGAGGCAGATGAAGGAAGATGTCTGGTGTGCTGGCAATAAGCCTGTCATCACAGCTTATCACCTGCAG ACAGTGCTATTCTGGACGTGTGAAAAATACCCACGCACCAAGGATTGGCGCTGCTTCCCTGAAGCCTTTCTGAGGCTGGTACAGAAGCTGCACAAGTGTGTAAGCCAGCACTTCCTCAAGCATTACTTTCTCAAGAACACCAATCTGCTCAAATATGCCAACACCAGTGACCTGGACCTGGTGGCCAGCAAGCTGGCAGTCTTCTTGGAGAACCCTGTTTTCTGCCTGGACTAA